One segment of Amycolatopsis alba DSM 44262 DNA contains the following:
- a CDS encoding alpha/beta fold hydrolase, whose translation MRGVKQRDAVSWDPSREHRFVTGDGTALHVEVSGPADSELTLVLVHGWTQDHRTWDGVASRLGDSVRILRYDLRGHGGSAPAKPGTATIATLADDLAELIQDRVPDGPLVLAGHSMGGMTIMELSRRHPDLVARRVAGVAFVATSSGEMDRITLGLPGIAGSGAARFERRLAKLLAKNRRDALPLPLSVVRPGARLLVFGRRPQRADVDSVAEQLLCAHPASVAGFQDAISRHDCRVTLGALQGKPVIVLSGERDRLCPTTHAKVIADALPEAEFVRYPGAGHMLPQERAQEVSDRIAALVRRAARV comes from the coding sequence ATGAGGGGCGTCAAACAGCGCGACGCCGTCTCCTGGGATCCGTCCCGCGAGCACCGCTTCGTCACCGGCGACGGCACCGCCCTGCACGTCGAGGTGAGCGGCCCCGCCGACTCCGAACTCACGCTGGTACTCGTGCACGGCTGGACCCAGGACCACCGGACCTGGGACGGCGTGGCGTCGCGGCTCGGCGATTCCGTCCGGATCCTGCGCTACGACCTGCGCGGCCACGGTGGCTCCGCTCCGGCGAAACCGGGGACGGCCACGATCGCGACCCTCGCCGACGATCTCGCCGAGCTGATCCAGGACCGCGTCCCGGACGGACCGCTCGTGCTCGCCGGGCACTCCATGGGCGGCATGACGATCATGGAACTGTCCCGACGGCATCCCGACCTCGTGGCCCGGCGCGTCGCAGGGGTCGCGTTCGTCGCCACTTCGTCCGGTGAGATGGACCGGATCACCCTCGGCCTGCCGGGGATCGCGGGCAGCGGCGCGGCGAGGTTCGAACGGAGGCTCGCGAAGCTGCTCGCGAAGAACCGCCGGGACGCCTTGCCGTTGCCGCTGTCCGTGGTGCGCCCCGGCGCGCGGCTGCTCGTCTTCGGACGGCGCCCGCAGCGGGCCGACGTGGACTCGGTCGCCGAACAGCTGCTGTGCGCGCATCCGGCGAGTGTCGCCGGATTCCAGGACGCGATCTCGCGGCACGACTGCCGGGTCACTTTGGGCGCGTTGCAGGGGAAACCGGTGATCGTGCTGTCGGGGGAGCGGGACAGGCTCTGCCCGACGACGCACGCCAAGGTCATCGCCGACGCGCTGCCGGAGGCCGAATTCGTGCGGTATCCGGGTGCCGGGCACATGCTGCCGCAGGAACGGGCCCAGGAGGTTTCAGACCGCATTGCCGCCCTCGTCCGCCGCGCCGCGAGGGTCTGA
- a CDS encoding carboxymuconolactone decarboxylase family protein, with translation MPHIALDENLPGITALFAYRPETAAPLGQLAEVLLRGPSSLSVGERELIGAVVSRGNDCTFCSRSHAAVAAEALEGGMPVVEAAWEDVDGAPVSAKVKALLRVALAVRESGKSVSEDLIAAARAEGATDVEIHDTVLIAAAFCMFNRYVDGLATLAPDDQDAYKATGVRLLENGYTRL, from the coding sequence ATGCCCCACATCGCGCTCGACGAGAACCTGCCCGGTATCACCGCCCTGTTCGCCTACCGGCCGGAGACAGCGGCGCCGCTCGGGCAACTCGCCGAAGTCCTGCTTCGCGGCCCGAGCAGCCTCAGCGTGGGCGAACGTGAGCTGATCGGCGCGGTCGTTTCACGCGGCAACGACTGCACGTTCTGCTCGCGCAGTCATGCCGCCGTCGCCGCCGAAGCGCTCGAAGGCGGCATGCCGGTCGTCGAAGCGGCTTGGGAGGACGTCGACGGCGCGCCCGTGTCAGCGAAGGTGAAGGCTCTCCTGCGCGTCGCGCTCGCCGTCCGCGAAAGCGGGAAGTCCGTGAGCGAAGACCTCATCGCGGCTGCCCGCGCGGAGGGCGCGACGGACGTCGAGATCCACGACACGGTCCTGATCGCGGCCGCTTTCTGCATGTTCAACCGGTACGTCGACGGGCTCGCCACCCTCGCCCCGGACGACCAGGACGCGTACAAGGCGACGGGCGTCCGCCTGCTCGAAAACGGCTACACCCGCCTCTGA
- a CDS encoding TetR/AcrR family transcriptional regulator has translation MTEMARLQARGVRLPRTERRAQLLAAAQRVFAANGYHAAAMDEIAEEAGVSKPVLYQHFPGKLDLYIALLESHVDELVRRVTEALDSTTDNKQRVPATVGAFFDFVNNDAGAFRMVFESDLRGEPAVQEAVDRATSASVDAITETITADAGLDEDKARLLAVGLVGLSQVSARFWLAHHKSMSREEAVALTANLAWRGIGGGFPLQH, from the coding sequence ATGACAGAAATGGCGCGACTGCAGGCCCGAGGCGTCCGCCTGCCCAGAACCGAACGCCGCGCCCAGCTGCTGGCCGCCGCGCAGCGCGTGTTCGCCGCGAACGGATACCACGCCGCGGCGATGGACGAGATCGCCGAAGAGGCCGGAGTCAGCAAGCCGGTCCTCTACCAGCACTTCCCCGGCAAGCTCGACCTCTACATCGCGCTGCTGGAGAGCCACGTCGACGAACTGGTGCGGCGGGTCACGGAGGCGCTCGACTCGACGACGGACAACAAGCAGCGTGTCCCGGCGACCGTCGGCGCGTTCTTCGACTTCGTCAACAACGACGCCGGCGCGTTCCGCATGGTCTTCGAGTCCGACCTGCGCGGCGAGCCCGCCGTGCAGGAGGCGGTGGACCGGGCGACGTCGGCCAGCGTCGACGCGATCACCGAGACCATCACCGCCGACGCGGGCCTCGACGAGGACAAGGCGCGGCTGCTCGCCGTCGGCCTCGTCGGACTCTCGCAGGTCAGCGCCCGGTTCTGGCTGGCGCACCACAAGTCGATGAGCCGCGAAGAAGCCGTCGCCCTCACCGCCAACCTCGCGTGGCGAGGCATCGGCGGTGGCTTCCCGCTCCAGCACTGA
- a CDS encoding alpha/beta fold hydrolase, giving the protein MKLHIRRTSGGPETAVYVHGLGGSSTNWTDLAALLAPQASGTSVDLPGFGYSEPPEDFDFSLDSHAEVVVNHIESLEAGPVHLFGNSMGGAVALLVAARRPELVKTLTLISPAMPDLRPSMKRLSDPRMAFAYLPLIGPRVRRQLAALGPRERAMQVIKLCFADPARFAESRLDELEQEHSARAGFDWAAPALARSTFGIFRTWSARGPASLWAVAPTVATPTLVVWGQHDRVISVRRAERTARLIPHARLLVLPRTGHVAQMERPNVVAKAVFGMWEAVETDTW; this is encoded by the coding sequence GTGAAATTGCACATCCGCCGGACCTCGGGCGGTCCCGAGACGGCGGTCTACGTCCATGGGCTCGGCGGCTCGTCCACGAACTGGACGGACCTCGCCGCCCTCCTGGCGCCTCAAGCAAGCGGCACTTCGGTTGATTTGCCGGGTTTCGGCTATTCGGAGCCGCCTGAGGACTTCGACTTCAGCCTGGACTCGCACGCCGAGGTCGTCGTGAACCACATCGAGAGCCTCGAAGCCGGGCCGGTGCATCTGTTCGGCAACTCGATGGGCGGCGCGGTCGCGCTGCTCGTCGCGGCCCGCCGCCCGGAGCTGGTGAAGACGCTGACGCTGATCTCGCCCGCCATGCCGGACCTCCGTCCCAGCATGAAGCGGCTGTCCGACCCGCGGATGGCGTTCGCGTACCTGCCACTGATCGGCCCGCGGGTACGTCGTCAGCTCGCCGCGCTCGGCCCGCGCGAACGTGCCATGCAGGTCATCAAGCTGTGCTTCGCCGACCCTGCCCGCTTCGCCGAAAGCAGGCTCGACGAACTCGAACAGGAGCACAGCGCCCGCGCCGGGTTCGACTGGGCCGCGCCCGCGCTGGCCCGCAGCACGTTCGGCATCTTCCGGACGTGGTCCGCACGCGGGCCCGCGTCGCTGTGGGCCGTCGCGCCGACGGTCGCCACGCCGACGCTCGTCGTATGGGGGCAGCACGACCGGGTGATCTCCGTCCGGCGCGCCGAACGCACCGCTCGGCTGATTCCGCACGCCCGGTTGCTCGTTCTGCCCCGAACCGGCCACGTGGCGCAGATGGAACGCCCGAATGTCGTAGCGAAGGCCGTTTTCGGCATGTGGGAAGCGGTCGAAACGGACACCTGGTAG
- a CDS encoding DUF3152 domain-containing protein → MDRVKQGAQGEGRRSQYSASARRPPRAQSRSSDVPRTGQYRPTTPPSQRLDEDRYRPGSRRTSAQPLSASWEPHEPGTAKAKAAKRKSKGGIGHFAKTYGWRVYALPILVVITALVVFNTATGPAEPIASDGTSLASADGSGGDGGESGAGVDGGGDVLPENPAKPVDLKIPTADLPKGDPFTESGQGTYHVVPGKGEKVGTGQLYTYTVEVEDGIDPASYMGDDSFARSVVETLSSPKSWTWDGKKALQRVDASFPNPTFRVSLTTPNTTHRADVCMFQITYETSCYRSSFDKRVVINLARWVRGAMAFEGDMVSYRQYAINHEVGHALGGKHQGCKENGAIAPVMMQQTFGVSNDFVAQLNNLPGGDRGKVPADGKVCKPGSWPNQAP, encoded by the coding sequence GTGGATCGGGTTAAGCAAGGCGCGCAGGGCGAAGGTCGGCGGTCTCAGTACTCCGCATCCGCCCGTCGTCCGCCGCGCGCGCAGTCCCGGTCCTCCGACGTTCCGCGCACCGGCCAGTACCGGCCGACGACGCCGCCGTCGCAGCGGCTCGACGAAGACCGCTACCGCCCCGGCAGCCGCCGGACCAGTGCCCAGCCGCTCAGCGCGTCCTGGGAGCCGCACGAGCCCGGCACCGCGAAAGCCAAGGCCGCCAAGCGCAAGAGCAAGGGCGGCATCGGCCACTTCGCCAAGACTTACGGCTGGCGCGTGTACGCGCTGCCGATCCTCGTGGTGATCACCGCGCTGGTCGTGTTCAACACCGCCACCGGCCCGGCCGAGCCGATCGCCTCCGACGGGACGAGCCTCGCTTCGGCCGACGGCTCGGGTGGTGACGGCGGGGAGAGCGGTGCCGGTGTCGACGGGGGCGGCGACGTTCTCCCGGAGAACCCGGCCAAACCGGTCGACCTCAAGATCCCGACCGCCGACCTGCCCAAGGGTGATCCCTTCACCGAGTCCGGCCAGGGCACCTATCACGTGGTGCCGGGCAAGGGGGAGAAGGTCGGAACGGGGCAGTTGTACACCTACACGGTGGAGGTCGAGGACGGCATCGATCCGGCCAGCTACATGGGCGACGACAGCTTCGCCAGGTCGGTCGTGGAGACCTTGTCCAGCCCCAAGAGCTGGACGTGGGATGGGAAGAAGGCGCTCCAGCGCGTCGACGCTAGTTTCCCGAACCCCACCTTCCGCGTGAGTCTCACCACACCGAACACGACGCACCGCGCGGACGTCTGCATGTTCCAGATCACCTACGAGACCTCGTGCTATCGGTCGAGCTTCGACAAGCGCGTGGTGATCAACCTCGCCCGCTGGGTACGTGGCGCGATGGCGTTCGAGGGTGACATGGTCTCGTACCGTCAGTACGCGATCAACCACGAAGTCGGCCATGCCCTGGGCGGAAAGCATCAGGGCTGCAAGGAGAACGGCGCGATCGCGCCGGTCATGATGCAGCAGACGTTCGGCGTCTCCAACGACTTCGTGGCGCAGCTGAACAATCTCCCCGGCGGTGACCGCGGCAAGGTGCCCGCGGACGGCAAGGTCTGCAAACCGGGCTCCTGGCCGAACCAGGCACCTTAG
- the moeZ gene encoding adenylyltransferase/sulfurtransferase MoeZ translates to MSGTLPPLVEPAAELTKEEVARYSRHLIIPDVGVTGQKRLKNAKVLVIGAGGLGSPALLYLAAAGVGTLGIVDFDEVDESNLHRQVIHGQSDIGKLKAASAQETIAEINPFVKVHLHTDRLESSNALELFEQYDLILDGTDNFATRYLVNDAAVLTGKPYVWGSIYRFEGQASVFWENAPNGKGLNYRDLYPEPPPPGMVPSCAEGGVLGVLCASIGSIMVNEAIKLITGIGEPLLGRLVSYDALEMKYREVKIRKDPETPEITGLIDYEAFCGVVSDEAASAAAGSTITPAELKAKFDNGDNFALIDVREPHEYEIVNIKGATLIPKDRILSGEALAELPQDKPIVLHCKSGARSAEALAALHQAGFKDATHLGGGVLAWARQIDQSLPTY, encoded by the coding sequence ATGTCAGGCACGCTGCCGCCGCTCGTCGAGCCGGCCGCCGAGCTCACCAAGGAAGAGGTGGCCCGGTACAGCCGTCACCTGATCATCCCGGACGTCGGGGTGACCGGGCAGAAGCGGTTGAAGAACGCCAAGGTGCTGGTCATCGGCGCCGGTGGCCTCGGCAGCCCGGCGCTGCTGTACCTGGCCGCGGCCGGGGTCGGCACGCTCGGCATCGTCGACTTCGACGAGGTCGACGAATCGAACCTGCACCGCCAGGTCATCCACGGCCAGTCCGACATCGGCAAGCTCAAGGCCGCGTCGGCGCAGGAGACCATCGCCGAGATCAACCCCTTCGTGAAGGTGCACCTGCACACCGACCGGCTGGAGTCGTCGAACGCGCTGGAGCTGTTCGAGCAGTACGACCTGATCCTCGACGGCACCGACAACTTCGCGACGCGTTACCTGGTCAACGACGCCGCCGTGCTCACCGGGAAGCCCTACGTGTGGGGCTCGATCTACCGGTTCGAAGGACAGGCGAGCGTGTTCTGGGAGAACGCGCCGAACGGCAAGGGCCTCAACTACCGCGACCTCTACCCGGAGCCGCCGCCGCCCGGCATGGTCCCGTCGTGCGCCGAAGGTGGCGTGCTGGGCGTGCTGTGCGCGTCGATCGGCTCGATCATGGTCAACGAGGCGATCAAGCTGATCACCGGCATCGGCGAGCCGCTGCTGGGCAGGCTCGTCAGCTACGACGCGCTCGAGATGAAGTACCGCGAGGTCAAGATCCGCAAGGATCCGGAGACCCCGGAGATCACCGGGCTCATCGACTACGAAGCGTTCTGTGGTGTCGTGTCCGATGAGGCCGCTTCGGCCGCCGCGGGCAGCACGATCACTCCGGCGGAGCTCAAGGCCAAGTTCGACAACGGCGACAACTTCGCCCTCATCGACGTCCGTGAGCCGCACGAGTACGAGATCGTCAACATCAAGGGCGCGACGCTGATCCCGAAGGACCGGATCCTCTCGGGCGAGGCACTGGCGGAACTGCCGCAGGACAAGCCGATCGTGCTGCACTGCAAGTCGGGCGCGCGTTCGGCTGAGGCCCTGGCCGCGCTGCACCAGGCCGGGTTCAAGGACGCGACCCACCTCGGCGGCGGCGTGCTGGCCTGGGCGCGGCAGATCGACCAGAGCCTGCCGACGTACTGA
- a CDS encoding TIGR02569 family protein, whose protein sequence is MRATLESPPEHVCSAFGGRDGDAEPMPGTTSWRYADLVLKPVEDKSRTLWTARALEAVDEPGLRVAKPVRSSDGRWVVGGWSANRFVSGTAEHRYDEVVHAAVKLHRATAGLPRPDFLGRRTDLEALADKLAWGEADLPLDENKGGRWFEVLAGSRRPVKLPDQVVHGELLAGVLFDGAEAPGIVDFVPYYRPGEWGAAIVAVDALAWGGATIELLERWAHLPEWPQLLLRAILFRLAANALDPRSTRAAHDGLRAAARDVSAVL, encoded by the coding sequence GTGCGTGCCACCCTAGAGAGCCCTCCGGAACACGTCTGTTCGGCGTTCGGCGGACGTGACGGTGACGCGGAGCCGATGCCCGGAACCACCTCCTGGCGCTACGCCGATCTCGTGCTCAAACCGGTCGAGGACAAGTCGCGGACCCTGTGGACGGCCCGTGCGCTGGAAGCCGTCGACGAGCCGGGACTGCGGGTCGCGAAGCCGGTCCGGTCCAGCGACGGCCGGTGGGTGGTCGGCGGCTGGTCGGCGAACCGGTTCGTGTCCGGCACGGCCGAACACCGCTATGACGAGGTCGTGCACGCTGCGGTCAAACTGCACCGCGCGACGGCGGGGCTGCCGCGGCCGGATTTCCTGGGACGGCGCACCGATCTCGAGGCACTGGCCGACAAACTCGCCTGGGGCGAGGCGGACCTGCCTCTCGACGAGAACAAGGGCGGCCGCTGGTTCGAGGTACTGGCCGGCTCCCGAAGACCGGTCAAACTGCCGGACCAGGTCGTCCACGGGGAACTGCTCGCCGGTGTGCTCTTCGACGGCGCCGAAGCCCCCGGCATCGTCGATTTCGTGCCGTACTACCGGCCGGGTGAATGGGGCGCCGCGATCGTCGCGGTCGACGCGCTGGCCTGGGGTGGCGCCACCATCGAACTGCTCGAACGCTGGGCGCATCTGCCCGAATGGCCCCAGCTCCTGCTGCGCGCGATCCTCTTTCGCCTGGCCGCCAACGCTCTCGACCCGCGGTCGACGCGAGCGGCGCACGACGGGCTCCGCGCCGCCGCCCGCGACGTCAGCGCCGTGCTGTGA
- a CDS encoding FtsX-like permease family protein, whose amino-acid sequence MTGREDLLLGFRLAVGGGRGSIVRLALSAVGIGIAVAILLAGASASTVKENRDQRAFASYVRSEPVPGVAPLAYRAATTDFRGQPISLVHLRPTGPNSPIPPGLDRLPAPGEVFLSPKLDELVASDTSGLLAPRLPGKPVGVIAAGTMVNPNDLLAYVGTDTLPSGPMVYGFGAERGYDGVLEQGILALLLIGLFVLLTPVFIFIGTISRLGGAARDKRLAAVRLAGSSVRQLRRITAAESLVSAVAGLVIGAALFLLVRGAVPDLQVFRYGLYPKDLTPPWPLVVLIVLLVPALTVVTAWFAQRHTIVEPLGVVRESTPPKRRLWWRLLPVLAGLALVLPDFGLASELGRWALITGAVLLMLGIPALLPWLLERVVSRIKGGSPSFQLAIRRLQSDSGTPSRVVAGLCVVLAGAIGLQSLMAGQEAMSTYEDTTAGRTIVNAEGPVADKAIAAVRAVPGAADFQSMRSLFVTMDNALSSFAVADCPTIEASTGMTGCHDGDVFAETPSFHKGQSMTLTDLGKKEQPWTVPVTPRPLGSKPAGLAQYQGVRVFATPSAMAGVDLTAASVTMSLRDGAANPDFVELVRNSVASLGWEANVAAYNKNRITDEARMFGDARNILLGGALFVLLLAGVSLLVLAQEQVRERRRALGALSATGVPVRVILRSLVWQNGIPLLLGIVIATATGIGIAAVGTRMYWRSLYIDWAAVGVLAAAAIVMVLLVTASTLPSVRSAAKAENLRTE is encoded by the coding sequence ATGACCGGGCGCGAAGACCTGTTGCTGGGGTTCCGGCTGGCCGTCGGGGGCGGCCGGGGCTCGATCGTCAGGCTCGCGCTGAGCGCCGTCGGCATCGGGATCGCGGTGGCGATCCTGCTGGCAGGCGCCTCCGCGAGCACCGTCAAGGAGAACCGGGACCAGCGGGCGTTCGCCTCGTACGTGCGGAGCGAGCCGGTCCCCGGCGTCGCCCCGCTGGCCTACCGCGCGGCGACGACCGACTTCCGCGGGCAGCCGATCTCGCTCGTCCACCTGCGGCCCACCGGGCCGAACTCGCCGATCCCGCCGGGCCTGGACCGCCTGCCGGCGCCGGGCGAGGTCTTCCTTTCGCCGAAGCTGGACGAACTCGTCGCGTCCGACACCAGTGGCCTGCTGGCGCCACGGCTGCCGGGCAAGCCGGTCGGGGTGATCGCGGCGGGGACCATGGTCAACCCGAACGACTTGCTGGCCTACGTCGGCACGGACACGTTGCCCTCCGGGCCGATGGTCTACGGCTTCGGCGCCGAACGCGGCTACGACGGCGTGCTCGAGCAGGGAATCCTGGCGCTGCTGCTGATCGGGCTCTTCGTCCTGCTCACGCCGGTGTTCATCTTCATCGGGACGATCTCCCGGCTCGGCGGCGCCGCCCGTGACAAGCGGCTCGCCGCGGTACGGCTGGCAGGCTCGTCCGTCCGGCAGCTGCGCCGGATCACCGCGGCGGAATCGCTCGTGAGCGCCGTGGCCGGGCTCGTCATCGGCGCCGCGTTGTTCCTGCTGGTGCGCGGTGCGGTGCCGGACCTCCAGGTGTTCCGCTACGGGCTCTATCCGAAGGACCTCACGCCGCCGTGGCCGCTGGTGGTACTGATCGTGCTGCTCGTCCCCGCGTTGACCGTGGTGACGGCGTGGTTCGCCCAGCGGCACACGATCGTCGAACCACTCGGCGTCGTCCGCGAGTCCACGCCGCCGAAGCGGCGGTTGTGGTGGCGGTTGCTGCCGGTCCTCGCCGGGCTCGCCTTGGTGCTCCCCGACTTCGGCCTGGCGAGCGAACTCGGCCGCTGGGCGCTGATCACCGGGGCGGTCCTGCTGATGCTCGGGATCCCGGCGCTGCTGCCGTGGCTGCTGGAACGTGTCGTGTCCCGGATCAAGGGCGGGTCACCGTCGTTCCAGCTCGCGATCCGTCGCCTGCAGAGCGACAGCGGGACCCCGTCGCGGGTGGTCGCGGGCCTTTGCGTGGTGCTCGCCGGGGCGATCGGGTTGCAGAGCCTGATGGCGGGACAGGAGGCGATGAGCACCTACGAGGACACGACGGCGGGCCGGACGATCGTCAACGCGGAGGGTCCGGTGGCGGACAAGGCGATCGCCGCGGTGCGCGCGGTGCCGGGCGCGGCCGATTTCCAGTCCATGCGCTCGCTGTTCGTCACCATGGACAACGCGCTCTCGTCGTTCGCCGTCGCCGACTGCCCCACGATCGAAGCGTCGACGGGAATGACGGGATGCCACGACGGCGACGTGTTCGCCGAGACCCCGTCGTTCCACAAAGGACAGTCGATGACGCTCACCGACCTCGGCAAGAAGGAACAGCCCTGGACCGTTCCGGTGACGCCGCGACCGCTCGGCTCGAAGCCGGCGGGCCTCGCCCAGTACCAGGGGGTGCGCGTGTTCGCGACGCCGTCCGCGATGGCGGGCGTCGATCTGACCGCCGCCTCGGTCACGATGAGCCTGCGTGACGGGGCCGCGAATCCGGACTTCGTCGAACTGGTGCGGAACTCGGTCGCCTCGCTCGGCTGGGAGGCCAACGTGGCCGCGTACAACAAGAACCGGATCACGGACGAGGCCCGGATGTTCGGGGACGCGCGGAACATCCTGCTCGGCGGCGCGCTGTTCGTCCTGCTGCTGGCCGGGGTGAGCCTGCTCGTGCTCGCCCAGGAACAGGTCCGCGAACGACGGCGGGCCCTCGGCGCGCTGTCCGCCACCGGGGTCCCGGTCCGCGTGATCCTCCGGTCCCTGGTGTGGCAGAACGGGATCCCGCTGCTGCTGGGGATCGTGATCGCGACGGCGACCGGGATCGGGATCGCCGCGGTGGGCACGCGGATGTACTGGAGATCGCTGTACATCGACTGGGCCGCGGTCGGGGTGCTCGCCGCGGCGGCGATCGTGATGGTGCTGCTGGTGACGGCGTCGACGCTGCCGTCCGTGCGCTCGGCGGCGAAGGCGGAAAACCTGCGCACCGAGTGA
- a CDS encoding ABC transporter ATP-binding protein yields the protein METPLLQGLGLHKAFGPDQALAGAGLTLEAGEIVAIMGPSGSGKSTLLHCLSGIVRPDEGQVLFRGRALSNMPDAERSALRRTEFGFVFQFGQLVPELTCLENVALPLRLGGIKRRPAERLARDWLDRLEVGDSDDSLPGQISGGESQRVAMARALITEPSVIFADEPTGALDTLSGELVMGLLSKTAKQTNAAIVLVTHEPRVAAYSDREIIVRDGRTREPAVIR from the coding sequence GTGGAAACACCGTTGTTACAAGGCTTGGGCCTGCACAAGGCCTTCGGCCCCGATCAGGCGCTGGCCGGGGCCGGGCTGACCCTCGAAGCAGGCGAGATCGTCGCGATCATGGGCCCGTCGGGCTCGGGGAAGTCGACGTTGCTGCATTGCCTGTCCGGCATCGTGCGGCCCGACGAAGGGCAGGTACTGTTCCGCGGCCGCGCGCTCTCGAACATGCCCGACGCCGAACGCAGTGCCTTGCGGCGCACCGAGTTCGGCTTCGTCTTCCAGTTCGGGCAGCTCGTTCCGGAACTGACCTGCCTGGAGAACGTCGCGCTGCCACTGCGACTGGGCGGCATCAAGCGCCGCCCCGCCGAGCGGCTCGCGCGGGACTGGCTCGACCGGCTGGAGGTCGGCGACTCGGACGACAGCCTGCCCGGCCAGATTTCGGGTGGGGAGAGCCAGCGGGTCGCCATGGCCAGGGCGCTGATCACCGAACCGTCGGTGATCTTCGCCGACGAGCCCACCGGCGCGCTGGACACGCTCAGCGGCGAACTCGTCATGGGCCTGCTTTCCAAGACGGCGAAGCAGACGAACGCCGCCATCGTCCTGGTCACCCACGAACCGAGGGTGGCCGCCTACTCAGACCGGGAGATCATCGTGCGGGACGGCCGGACACGCGAACCGGCGGTGATCCGATGA
- a CDS encoding PadR family transcriptional regulator yields the protein MSIGNTLLGLLEAGPKHGYDLKQLYDKQFRQDRPLHYGQVYSTLNRLLKNGLVEENGVEAGGGPDRKRYAITGAGVTNVEEWLKSPESPSVYLQNTLYTKVVLAILSGRGAQDLLDAQRGSHLRAMRELTARKTAGDLADQLICDHALFHLEADLRWLELTAARLDELAHQLTR from the coding sequence ATGTCCATCGGGAACACCTTGCTCGGCCTGCTCGAAGCAGGCCCCAAGCACGGTTACGACCTCAAACAGCTCTACGACAAGCAGTTCCGCCAAGACCGGCCGCTGCACTACGGGCAGGTCTACTCGACGCTGAACCGGCTACTGAAGAACGGCCTTGTCGAGGAGAACGGCGTCGAAGCGGGCGGCGGTCCCGACCGGAAGCGGTACGCGATCACCGGCGCCGGCGTCACCAATGTCGAGGAATGGCTGAAAAGTCCGGAAAGTCCCTCGGTCTACCTGCAGAACACGCTCTACACCAAGGTCGTCCTCGCGATCCTGTCCGGCCGGGGCGCCCAGGATCTGCTCGACGCCCAGCGTGGCTCCCACCTCCGCGCCATGCGTGAGCTCACCGCCCGCAAGACCGCAGGCGACCTCGCCGACCAGCTGATCTGCGATCACGCGCTCTTCCATCTGGAAGCGGACCTGCGGTGGCTGGAACTCACCGCCGCCCGACTCGACGAACTCGCGCATCAGCTGACGCGCTGA